The segment CTTGTCTAACGCTCTTTTTCATCTTAAAAATAACATTTACAATCGGTAACACTTTATTTTTGGCTGTTATGGTAGTTTCTGAAATTTTTATCGGTTCCATTTCGCCTAAATAGAAAAATTGTCCCTGCTCGGAATCTTCTTTTTTTACGAATAATGAGATAAGTGTATTATTTTTTTTGAAATTTTTTATCGCTTCAATTTCCGGTCCAGTAATTCTGACATTGTTTCTGCTCATCCAACTAAATGTATTTTGATCAATGAATTTGTCATCATAACGAATCGATTCATCAATTTTATTGTCTTTATGACAAGTAACAAAAATTGGAATTGTATTGTTCTTCACCATATACCCATAAACCGCAGCAGATGAATCCTTTTTCCAATTAAATAACCAACACATGTCTTTACGTGTATATCGTTCATATAAAACCATACCGGATTCAATATTTCTTTCTATATATTTTTCACGATAATTAACTAAACCCAAATCGATAATCCCTCTTAAGTGAAAGAATAGGGTACCCAGATTTTCTGAGGATCTTAATTCAGCATTCAAAGACCAATTATTGTTTTTTTCAATAATGATTGGCTTGGCACCATACTTCATAAATAGATCAGACTTCACAAAACCTAACTGCAACATATTTATCGTAGAATCATACTCAAGTTCACTCCTGCAAACATCTCGAACCATCTTGTCATTTATGGTTCCCTTATTTAATATTTTCTCGAGAACTCTTAATTCAGTATCTCTTTTTCCAGATGATATTTCCTTTGATAACATGGTTAAGATTCCAATTTCATAATCGGAAAGTATTCCTTCGTATGTCTTATCAATTTTCTTAAGGAACGTGTAATAGTTTCCATATAGAGACGATTTGATAAATAATTGAGGATCTATCGATTTTTCAGTAATAAATTCTTGTAGTGCCGGAACTCTCCCGAGTCTATACTTTAAGTTATTATATTCTAACCGCAAATGCTTCGTCGCCGAAAAGTTTGTACTATCAATTGTTTTATAGATTTGGGTCAATGCAGTTTTATCAAATTCGACTGTTGAACTGCCTGGAATCGTGCTCTTTCCACCAATTAGATACTTCTTAATTTCATCCTTAGAATAGCTTTGATTTCCTGATAACGCTATTGGAATCATATAGTTATTAGAATAATTACCGATAAAAAATCAATTACAACAACATAGTCTTTATTTTTTGATAATCGAAGACCTCGACCAAGTTGTTGTATAAATACAATCGCTGACTCCGTCGAACGAAGCATTACGATCTGATTGATCTCCGGAATATCAATTCCCTCGTTAAAAATATCTACCGTTAAAATATAATCTAGATCGCCATCATCAGAAGTGAGACGTATGATCGCATTTTCTCGCTCTTGTTGGGAATTTTTTCCAGAAAGTGAAATAGTTCTGAGTCCCCGCATATTCAATTTTTTTGACAATTCAGATGCCTCATCATTTGTGCTACAAAACATCAGTCCTTTAAGCTTATTACCACAATGTCCATAGTACTTTGTATACTTTAAAATATGCTCGATACGGTCATCTGAAACCAATTGCCCAAACCGGCTATGATCATTAATAATTTCTCCATCGATTTTCAAATCTGTAATACCAAAATAATGGAATGGCACTAACATATTCTCTTCGAGAGCCTTTTGAAGACGTATTTCATATGCAATATTATAGTCAAACAACTCAAAAATATTTAAAGAATCACCTCGCTCTGGCGTTGCGGTCATTCCTAAAATAAACTTAGGTTTAAAGTATTCCATAACATTGATATACGTATTCGCTGCGGAACGATGCGCTTCATCAATGACAATATAGTCGAAATCATCTACCTTAAAATTCTTGAGTGTTTGTGGTTTTGAAATCGTCTGAATGGTCGTAAACAAATAATCAAACTGATCGTCCTTATAATTTCCGGTATATAAACCCATCGTTCTATCATCAATGATCGATTTAAATGTATCCATAGCATCTCTTGCTACTTGTTGTCTGTGAATGATAAACAACATTCTCTTAGGTTTCATTGCTTTAACGTCAAAAGCCGCCAAAAATGTTTTTCCCGTACCAGTAGCTGAAATCACAAGTGCTCTAGATGCACCAGATATTCTTAACTGTCGAAGATTTTCTAACGCTTCACTTTGCATCTGATTTGTCTTTATTGTCTCAGATAATTGATTTAAATCTTCTATTTGCTCTTTAATCTGTTGATGCACATAGTACTTTTTCTCATATGCGTCGATCCATGTGTTGGATAGATGAGTAGAATTATTCCATAAGTAATCAAATTCATCAATAGAATCCCTATATATTTTTCCATCTTCAAGTGAACTCAACTTGATATTCCACTCGTTATTTGTTGTTAATGCACCTTGCGTTAGGTTTGAACTCCCTACAATTAGATTAGAATATCCTTCATGATGGAAAATATAACCTTTTGAATGGAGGGGTTTATGCTCATGTACCCGAACTTCTAGATTCGGATATGAAAGTAGTTTTCTAAAAACACATGGACTATTAAAAAACAGATAGGATGAGGTTATT is part of the Erysipelothrix piscisicarius genome and harbors:
- a CDS encoding DEAD/DEAH box helicase family protein, whose translation is MELAVLLKGSLETSYLDNTLLSNEKLLTNLLINDYRRGEKVLTSIQKELLSCHEFKITVAFVTEGGLSILANQMLHCIEHNIKGKIITSSYLFFNSPCVFRKLLSYPNLEVRVHEHKPLHSKGYIFHHEGYSNLIVGSSNLTQGALTTNNEWNIKLSSLEDGKIYRDSIDEFDYLWNNSTHLSNTWIDAYEKKYYVHQQIKEQIEDLNQLSETIKTNQMQSEALENLRQLRISGASRALVISATGTGKTFLAAFDVKAMKPKRMLFIIHRQQVARDAMDTFKSIIDDRTMGLYTGNYKDDQFDYLFTTIQTISKPQTLKNFKVDDFDYIVIDEAHRSAANTYINVMEYFKPKFILGMTATPERGDSLNIFELFDYNIAYEIRLQKALEENMLVPFHYFGITDLKIDGEIINDHSRFGQLVSDDRIEHILKYTKYYGHCGNKLKGLMFCSTNDEASELSKKLNMRGLRTISLSGKNSQQERENAIIRLTSDDGDLDYILTVDIFNEGIDIPEINQIVMLRSTESAIVFIQQLGRGLRLSKNKDYVVVIDFLSVIILITI
- a CDS encoding DUF3427 domain-containing protein, whose amino-acid sequence is MIPIALSGNQSYSKDEIKKYLIGGKSTIPGSSTVEFDKTALTQIYKTIDSTNFSATKHLRLEYNNLKYRLGRVPALQEFITEKSIDPQLFIKSSLYGNYYTFLKKIDKTYEGILSDYEIGILTMLSKEISSGKRDTELRVLEKILNKGTINDKMVRDVCRSELEYDSTINMLQLGFVKSDLFMKYGAKPIIIEKNNNWSLNAELRSSENLGTLFFHLRGIIDLGLVNYREKYIERNIESGMVLYERYTRKDMCWLFNWKKDSSAAVYGYMVKNNTIPIFVTCHKDNKIDESIRYDDKFIDQNTFSWMSRNNVRITGPEIEAIKNFKKNNTLISLFVKKEDSEQGQFFYLGEMEPIKISETTITAKNKVLPIVNVIFKMKKSVRQDIYSYITDF